A window of the Labrus mixtus chromosome 8, fLabMix1.1, whole genome shotgun sequence genome harbors these coding sequences:
- the LOC132979364 gene encoding zinc finger protein GLIS1 — protein MWPPDLGPPDVQLTLPGFGSVFEDAEELQAPLSSGGFCQSSIHSGGLGMCYLPRTSMSLSSLGRDLTSLLSCKTAGPRIDKTMEDLATTAHKEPKNDSQRLSCYPQPSLPLSYMLTSCATSPPFGSPPSSLSSSSSSSSLFFPSSLPLSDAPRGNKTPHQQQKLQDEYHTIKEEPADDFSPCKREPFQMNHQQGELFQAGQPLQGHDSQDSTPLHYPGHNRPVRQEPAADQQEQMCHWIDCSATYGSQEELVRHIEKVHIDQRKGEEFSCFWAGCVRRHKPFNARYKLLIHMRVHSGEKPNKCMFEGCPKAFSRLENLKIHLRSHTGEKPYICQHPGCLKAFSNSSDRAKHQRTHLDTKPYACQIPGCTKRYTDPSSLRKHVKAHSAKGLQEREVKVQVHTLLESDILSDCLARQHLHSSASSHQGSSSPLPSLDDFTGVYSNSSIVHNRGNSEFLPPSADTCSRYQGLEGSFDANSPMSSLTSPGSIREGNRPASLFMSDVRPVSSTSDQANVQLQGYDKIYDKIYSHQQVLSQQQGSDNTRCLYGEGKAVQPASDGGFEPTSYFTNSSSHSIGFDLLQDLQGQAGGGYFMSPCSDDSFLFQTGGVDRCLNQIYSIYLDS, from the exons ATGTGGCCCCCTGACCTTGGGCCTCCAGACGTCCAGCTGACCCTTCCTGGTTTTGGAAGTGTGTTTGAGGATGCTGAGGAGCTTCAGGCGCCGCTGTCTTCTGGTGGCTTCTGTCAGTCCTCGATACACTCAGGTGGCCTGGGGATGTGTTATCTCCCTAGGACTTCCATGTCCCTGTCTTCGCTGGGTAGGGACCTCACCTCCCTGCTCAGCTGTAAGACAGCAGGACCCCGCATAGATAAGACTATGGAGGACTTAGCTACCACAGCACATAAAGAACCTAAAAACGACAGCCAGAGACTCAGCTGTTACCCCCAGccatccctccctctgtcctaCATGCTCACAAGCTGTGCCACATCTCCTCCTTTTGGATCTCCACCATCCTCTctatcctcttcctcctcctcttcctctttatttttcccATCATCTTTGCCTCTCTCTGATGCACCCAGAGGCAACAAGACTCCTCATCAACAACAAAAGTTACAGGACGAGTATCACACCATCAAAGAAGAGCCTGCAGATGATTTCTCACCATGTAAGAGGGAACCGTTTCAAATGAACcatcagcagggggagctgttCCAAGCAGGCCAGCCCCTCCAAGGCCACGACAGTCAGGACAGCACGCCGCTGCATTACCCAGGACACAACAGACCTGTAAGACAGGAACCCGCAGCGGATCAACAGGAGCAGATGTGTCACTGGATCGACTGTAGTGCTACTTACGGCAGCCAGGAGGAGCTGGTGAGGCACATCGAGAAGGTGCACATCGATCAGCGAAAAGGGGAAGAGTTCTCCTGCTTCTGGGCTGGCTGCGTGCGACGACACAAACCCTTCAACGCTCGCTACAAGCTGCTCATCCACATGAGGGTCCACTCCGGAGAAAAACCCAACAAATGCATG TTTGAGGGCTGCCCCAAAGCATTCTCACGTCTGGAGAACCTGAAGATACACCTGAGGAgccacacaggagagaaaccgtACATCTGCCAGCACCCCGGCTGCCTGAAAGCCTTCAGTAACTCCAGTGACCGAGCCAAACACCAGCGCACACATCTGGACACG AAGCCGTACGCCTGTCAGATCCCGGGATGCACCAAACGCTACACTGATCCCAGCTCGTTACGAAAGCACGTCAAAGCTCACTCAGCCAAAGGCCTTCAAGAGCGAGAGGTCAAG gtTCAGGTGCACACATTGCTAGAATCTGACATTTTGAGTGATTGCCTGGCGAGGCAGCATCTCCACAGCTCCGCCTCTTCTCACCAAGGAAGCAGCTCACCACTACCCAGTCTAGATGACTTCACAG gTGTGTACTCGAACAGCAGCATCGTCCACAACAGGGGAAATTCAGAGTTTCTTCCTCCATCAGCAGACACTTGCTCCAGGTATCAAGGCCTAGAGGGAAGCTTTGACGCCAACAGTCCGATGTCTTCACTTACGAGCCCGGGGAGCATCAGAGAAGG GAACAGACCAGCATCGTTGTTCATGTCTGATGTCAGACCGGTGAGCTCCACGTCAGACCAAGCAAACGTCCAGCTGCAGGGCTACGACAAAATCTATGACAAAATCTATAGCCACCAACAAGTACTCTCACAGCAGCAAGGTTCTGACAACACAA GATGTCTGTATGGAGAGGGAAAGGCGGTTCAACCAGCCAGTGACGGAGGCTTTGAACCCACCAGTTACTTCACAaactcctcctctcactctatAG